The Methanobrevibacter boviskoreani JH1 genome contains a region encoding:
- a CDS encoding DUF367 family protein → MDVTIFHANECDKKKCTAIKLEKEGKARLVYKIRKIPRGAIVLNPFSDKSVSMEDRKYVERRGVVGLDCSWNKVNKSATFFSLSKYHRSLPFLIATNPVNYGKPCTLSTVEAIAATFYITGFKDKAKDLMDGFKWGHTFIELNHDLLELYSEQETSAEVVDVQNQFLNQYKE, encoded by the coding sequence ATGGATGTTACAATTTTTCATGCTAATGAATGTGATAAGAAAAAGTGTACTGCTATAAAACTTGAAAAGGAAGGTAAAGCCAGATTGGTTTATAAGATTCGTAAAATTCCAAGGGGAGCCATTGTTCTTAATCCATTTAGTGATAAATCAGTGTCAATGGAAGATAGGAAATATGTGGAGAGAAGGGGAGTGGTAGGTCTTGATTGTTCCTGGAATAAAGTTAACAAATCTGCAACATTCTTCTCACTTTCAAAATATCACAGATCACTTCCGTTTCTAATAGCTACAAATCCCGTAAATTATGGAAAGCCATGTACATTATCTACCGTTGAAGCTATTGCCGCAACATTTTATATTACAGGTTTTAAAGATAAGGCCAAAGATTTAATGGACGGATTTAAATGGGGTCATACATTTATAGAATTGAATCATGATCTTTTGGAGTTATATAGTGAACAGGAAACCAGTGCGGAAGTTGTGGATGTTCAAAATCAGTTTTTAAATCAGTATAAGGAATAG
- a CDS encoding 50S ribosomal protein L40e: MAKFEEAEERLFNVKICLKCGARNPAAATNCRKCGYKGLRFKAKEPRG; encoded by the coding sequence ATGGCAAAATTTGAAGAAGCTGAAGAAAGACTCTTTAATGTAAAAATTTGCTTAAAATGTGGAGCTCGTAATCCTGCTGCTGCTACAAATTGTAGAAAATGTGGTTACAAAGGATTAAGATTCAAAGCAAAAGAACCTAGAGGATAA
- a CDS encoding phosphoglycerol geranylgeranyltransferase codes for MNIVEEQFNEIRKDHVLHLTLIDPDEQSAEDAVKIAKAAIEGGTDGIMIGGSTVDQYQVDSTCKALSENIDLPIIIFPGNSSNVSRYADAIFFMSYLNSSNPYYIVGAQSIGAYGVKKSGIERIPMGYIVVEPGGTVGWVGEAKLIPRNKPKIAAAYAMAAESFGMRYVYLEAGSGADKQIPPEMIAYTKAATDVMLVVGGGIRDAESSYIAAKAGADIIVTGTVVEETDDVTNKVKEIVSGIRKASEE; via the coding sequence ATGAACATTGTTGAAGAACAATTTAATGAAATTAGAAAAGATCATGTTCTACATTTAACATTGATTGATCCGGATGAACAATCAGCTGAGGATGCTGTTAAAATTGCAAAAGCAGCTATTGAAGGTGGAACTGACGGTATTATGATTGGGGGCTCTACTGTTGATCAATATCAAGTGGATTCTACCTGTAAAGCTTTATCAGAAAATATTGATTTGCCTATTATTATTTTCCCAGGTAATTCATCAAATGTTAGCAGATACGCGGATGCCATATTCTTTATGAGTTATCTTAACTCAAGCAATCCATATTACATTGTTGGAGCTCAAAGTATTGGGGCATATGGTGTTAAAAAATCAGGTATTGAAAGGATTCCAATGGGTTATATAGTTGTGGAACCTGGTGGAACCGTTGGATGGGTAGGTGAAGCTAAACTTATACCACGTAATAAACCTAAAATTGCGGCGGCATATGCGATGGCTGCAGAATCATTCGGTATGAGATATGTTTATCTTGAAGCTGGTTCTGGTGCGGATAAACAGATACCTCCTGAAATGATAGCTTACACTAAGGCTGCAACCGATGTTATGTTGGTTGTTGGTGGTGGTATTAGAGATGCCGAATCATCATATATTGCTGCTAAGGCTGGAGCAGATATAATAGTTACAGGAACTGTTGTTGAGGAAACAGATGATGTTACAAATAAAGTCAAGGAAATAGTTTCTGGAATTAGGAAAGCTTCAGAGGAATAA
- a CDS encoding DNA double-strand break repair nuclease NurA has translation MLESLYLEAIKKKDSIQKEIEDFEQSDFDIDKFWNFTDIPESNDNFKIAAGDGSYSSRKFLAFNLYAVGAVSYIYNRNNGLDSIEKVDFNIAEHQKNFTDKLRNKMNLFEIDNAVKCFNDYDIDYYMIDGSVYGDLFRIFPYEEKLKDIYTSKLEYMYNLLKFDKGLIAISKTSTTNEYFHSNIPDMSIFQRFNKLKGYSNPIHKKVKDEFTYDFPIMDNYFKSLEFTVFYLRLEDYKNVLKVELPYHANKKEIEKVISIIKRESVEGYPYLLKKAHNEVVIHNKNILELAEIVGLYEKSGREMLN, from the coding sequence GTGTTAGAATCATTATATTTGGAAGCAATTAAAAAGAAAGATTCAATTCAAAAAGAGATTGAAGATTTTGAACAATCTGATTTTGACATAGATAAATTTTGGAATTTTACAGATATTCCGGAGTCTAATGATAACTTTAAGATAGCTGCAGGTGATGGTAGCTATTCCTCACGTAAATTCCTGGCATTTAACCTTTATGCCGTTGGCGCTGTTAGCTACATTTATAATAGAAATAACGGTTTGGATTCAATTGAAAAGGTTGATTTTAATATTGCCGAGCATCAGAAGAATTTTACGGATAAACTTAGAAATAAGATGAACCTTTTCGAGATTGACAATGCTGTAAAATGTTTTAACGATTACGATATTGACTATTATATGATTGACGGGTCTGTTTATGGGGATTTATTCAGGATATTTCCATATGAGGAAAAGCTTAAGGATATCTATACATCTAAACTGGAGTATATGTATAATCTCTTGAAGTTTGATAAAGGTTTAATAGCTATTTCAAAAACTTCAACAACTAACGAATATTTCCACAGTAATATTCCGGATATGTCAATATTTCAACGTTTTAATAAATTAAAGGGATATTCGAATCCGATTCATAAGAAGGTTAAGGATGAGTTTACCTATGATTTTCCCATAATGGACAATTACTTTAAATCATTGGAGTTTACGGTCTTTTATCTAAGACTTGAGGATTATAAGAATGTATTGAAGGTAGAATTGCCTTATCACGCAAATAAAAAGGAGATTGAAAAGGTAATTTCTATAATCAAGAGGGAATCTGTTGAAGGTTATCCTTATCTTCTTAAAAAAGCTCATAATGAAGTGGTAATTCATAATAAAAACATTCTAGAGCTTGCGGAGATTGTGGGATTATATGAAAAGTCAGGTAGGGAAATGTTAAATTAG
- a CDS encoding helicase HerA-like domain-containing protein: MEDNVIGRCVGETSLTNVSFISKKMPKMGEYVTLEYDNKIILGMIESLVRGSVSLNVDIYDPDTIERIRNIEGDDYYIKGSVRILGDVDHLKIPRTPAQPGTEIKLASDEVLDKVFRDPNGLKLGHLISNENVEVNVDINKMVSRHLAILAMTGAGKSNTVSVLIDGLLQKNGCPLIFDMHSEYVGAEFTNGDVNVIQPILNPLYMEFSELLDLANIKSSSAFIQERYLRKAFKQAKSEIREGIHASNDFLENIRGILERWSLDEDNYDSKDRNRMTDVLNKIDDMISRYGNLFNSNASDILSNIKLGQANIIDLGQVDERVAEVLVQHVLRTALKSRKDYVHGDKTKLGFPLFCVLEEAHILAPNNRNTKCKYWIQRIAREGRKFGLGLCLVSQSPKTVDQDALSQANNMIILRLVEPKDQKHVQSASESLSDDLVGQLPSLNIGEALVLGLMTKVPTLVKIDEFKGRSVGGDIDIVGAWSQSIKDKEEDLERQRYESEQLDGFY; encoded by the coding sequence ATGGAAGACAATGTTATAGGAAGATGTGTAGGTGAAACTTCACTTACAAATGTAAGTTTTATATCTAAGAAAATGCCTAAAATGGGTGAATATGTTACATTGGAGTATGATAATAAGATCATATTGGGTATGATAGAATCCCTGGTACGTGGAAGCGTATCTCTAAATGTGGATATATATGATCCAGATACGATTGAGAGAATTAGAAACATTGAAGGTGATGACTACTACATTAAGGGTTCTGTAAGAATACTTGGAGATGTGGACCATTTAAAGATACCTAGAACACCTGCACAGCCAGGAACCGAGATTAAACTTGCAAGTGATGAAGTCCTTGATAAGGTATTCAGGGATCCAAATGGTCTTAAATTGGGACATCTTATCTCTAATGAAAATGTTGAGGTGAATGTTGATATTAATAAGATGGTTTCAAGACATCTTGCAATACTTGCTATGACAGGTGCAGGTAAATCCAATACCGTAAGTGTGCTTATTGACGGATTACTTCAGAAGAATGGCTGTCCCTTGATATTTGATATGCACTCAGAGTATGTGGGTGCTGAATTTACAAATGGTGATGTGAATGTTATACAGCCTATATTAAATCCGCTTTATATGGAATTTTCAGAATTATTGGATCTTGCAAACATTAAAAGTAGCAGTGCATTCATACAGGAAAGATATTTAAGAAAGGCATTTAAACAAGCAAAAAGCGAGATAAGGGAAGGAATACACGCGTCAAATGATTTTTTAGAAAATATACGTGGGATACTTGAAAGATGGTCCTTGGATGAGGACAATTATGATTCAAAGGATAGAAATAGAATGACCGATGTTTTAAACAAGATCGATGATATGATTTCAAGATATGGCAATCTATTTAATTCCAATGCCTCTGATATTTTATCCAATATCAAATTAGGGCAGGCCAACATCATTGATTTAGGTCAGGTGGATGAGAGGGTTGCGGAGGTTTTAGTTCAACATGTATTAAGAACAGCCTTAAAAAGTAGAAAAGATTATGTTCATGGAGATAAGACCAAACTGGGATTTCCGTTATTCTGTGTTTTAGAGGAGGCTCATATTTTAGCTCCTAATAATAGGAATACAAAATGTAAGTATTGGATTCAAAGAATTGCACGTGAAGGTCGTAAATTTGGTTTAGGTCTATGTCTTGTAAGCCAATCACCTAAAACCGTGGATCAGGACGCATTGTCCCAGGCAAACAATATGATTATCTTAAGGCTTGTAGAACCTAAAGACCAGAAACATGTTCAATCTGCAAGTGAATCCTTATCAGATGATTTGGTAGGTCAGTTACCCTCTTTAAATATTGGTGAGGCTTTAGTTTTAGGACTAATGACCAAGGTTCCAACACTTGTAAAGATTGATGAATTTAAAGGCCGTTCTGTTGGTGGAGATATCGATATTGTTGGAGCTTGGAGTCAAAGCATTAAGGATAAAGAGGAGGATTTAGAAAGACAAAGATATGAATCCGAGCAATTGGATGGTTTCTACTAG
- a CDS encoding metallophosphoesterase family protein, giving the protein MKFAHLSDTHLGYRQYGKVERERDFAAAFQNIIDKIIDLDVDFVIHSGDLFETPRPTTDALLVVQRAIKELNKAEIPIYAIAGNHDLSRRANPIPPQVLFKNSGLNLISPIKPYYKTEDLFIGGVPYMPQSRNDILKEKMTKLSHKASSYKNKILILHQGIDKYIPQSELAIGDLPTNFSYYALGHLHNYINDSYGEGRLVYPGSTEIWKSNELADYKKNGKGFVLVDMEDGEVNTERISIDLPREFINENIQYETLNNNILKIKNYIKSLKLPPVVNLTITGSDFSGAEVYDYLNRELSDLTLLFRPTFNLIEKDVVDIGPVDDGPIDINKIISKKLEDEGEDIVNFAINLFDELSKDNLEEAEDTIETFYTKHYGGDEQ; this is encoded by the coding sequence ATGAAATTTGCACATCTATCAGATACTCATTTAGGTTATAGGCAGTATGGTAAAGTGGAACGTGAAAGAGACTTTGCCGCTGCTTTTCAAAATATCATAGATAAAATTATAGATTTGGATGTTGATTTTGTAATTCATAGTGGAGATTTATTTGAAACACCACGTCCAACAACCGATGCACTTTTAGTGGTTCAAAGAGCTATTAAGGAATTGAATAAAGCAGAGATACCTATTTATGCTATTGCAGGTAATCACGATTTGTCAAGAAGGGCAAATCCTATTCCACCTCAGGTATTATTTAAAAACAGTGGTTTGAACTTGATAAGCCCTATAAAACCTTACTATAAAACCGAGGATTTATTTATTGGTGGTGTGCCATATATGCCACAGTCAAGAAACGACATCCTAAAGGAAAAGATGACTAAGCTTTCACATAAGGCAAGCAGCTATAAGAATAAAATTCTCATTTTACATCAGGGCATTGATAAATATATACCACAGTCTGAATTGGCTATTGGGGATTTGCCTACCAATTTCTCATACTATGCATTAGGTCACCTTCACAATTATATTAATGATTCATATGGTGAAGGTCGATTGGTATATCCTGGTTCAACGGAAATATGGAAATCTAATGAATTGGCAGACTACAAGAAAAATGGAAAGGGATTTGTACTTGTTGATATGGAGGATGGTGAGGTTAATACAGAAAGAATTTCTATAGATCTTCCAAGGGAGTTTATAAATGAAAATATTCAGTATGAAACATTAAATAACAATATCCTTAAGATTAAAAATTATATTAAATCTCTTAAATTACCTCCGGTTGTAAATTTGACTATTACAGGTTCAGATTTCTCAGGTGCCGAGGTATATGATTATCTAAACAGGGAACTTTCAGATTTGACCCTGCTTTTTAGACCTACATTCAATCTTATAGAAAAGGATGTGGTAGATATTGGTCCCGTTGATGACGGCCCAATTGACATTAACAAGATTATCTCAAAAAAATTAGAGGATGAGGGTGAAGATATAGTTAACTTTGCAATTAACCTATTTGATGAATTATCAAAGGACAATCTGGAGGAAGCCGAGGATACTATCGAAACATTTTACACTAAACATTATGGAGGTGACGAACAATGA
- a CDS encoding AAA family ATPase — MIFDRLQLKNFKSHLNTDIKFNSGITLIVGENGAGKSSIFEAISFALFKQHSARTINDLMRSSKDNSAYNAMSVSLEFTSNGNHYKVVRTRDKTSSKAMLYIKKPNMDDDSDFSYGVICENDKNVTAEIQKILQMDSDLFLNAIYVRQGEIAELVSKTSAEKKKLIAKLLGIDSLEKSYNNLRPFINDFEHKESELKGKLSKKTDVEEELKNRKAEYEDLKKDGINVEQERIQTEKNFDELNSKKVFLEANKEEFNNIKIKLDNGLNEIDRLKSEKNDLQNKLDEITKAESEIQKLEKYVNKLPVYLEFQEASKRLIDLKHTRDGLEEDKNIVSKQKEILEENKTSHEDYSRLEKIIEDLRNDKSKVDGDVKVLDKYLEDKSTLEKEFNKDNNDLEDFKIVISEKLAQDGIDDVKDKELGEIHKLISDEIQSSEYRITKIDDEKSSKKSEIAICEDKIKTSEKPLEELDSVGSKCPICQSDISNQKKLDLKKSYKNSIINSRKRITQNNKDLVGLDKEKSEVKARISRLNSIKDDISENIYLVNKIENNKSKLDNLDKEIMAKESSRDMVDKLSKAIEAESEKRDFSKEGYFKYMKAKGLLDERPSINEIDHKIANINDDWDFQVRKIKLAINKDSHLTTEITEEELSYRIDNLKEKETRYNQLKGYVKVKGSIESQLLTKKESLSSTQNLVDNYRKNIQLIKYDEEAYNTLVSNLATVETKLKRLQSEVSKIEGQAIALGGQIDSLIKEQKEYTRLQKEYEDIRTFVSFLDEIRFLFSKDGMQEDLRKLSRPTIQKYTKEFFEEFNFDYSDLILDDEFNVSLYGPEGESTLDMVSGGEKIAIALALRLGITKAMSSGAMETILLDEPTIHLDSFRRHELIDLLRKMSSLPQMIIVTHDEELENAADSLIKIGKKDGISQVIGVE, encoded by the coding sequence ATGATATTTGATAGATTACAGCTTAAGAATTTTAAGTCACATTTAAACACAGATATTAAGTTTAATTCTGGTATAACCTTGATTGTAGGGGAAAATGGTGCAGGTAAATCTTCAATATTTGAGGCTATTAGTTTTGCACTATTTAAACAACACTCTGCCAGAACAATTAATGATCTTATGAGATCATCAAAGGATAACTCAGCATATAACGCTATGAGCGTAAGTTTGGAATTCACCTCCAATGGAAACCATTATAAGGTTGTAAGAACCCGTGATAAAACCAGTTCCAAGGCAATGTTATATATTAAGAAACCGAATATGGATGATGATTCTGACTTTAGCTATGGTGTAATCTGTGAAAATGATAAGAACGTTACAGCGGAAATCCAGAAAATACTTCAAATGGATTCAGATCTGTTCCTGAATGCAATATATGTAAGACAGGGTGAGATTGCGGAACTTGTAAGCAAAACATCTGCAGAGAAAAAGAAACTTATTGCTAAATTGTTAGGTATTGATTCACTTGAAAAATCATATAATAACTTAAGACCCTTTATTAATGACTTTGAACATAAGGAATCCGAGCTAAAAGGTAAACTATCCAAAAAAACAGATGTGGAAGAGGAACTTAAAAACAGAAAAGCCGAATATGAGGACCTTAAAAAAGACGGAATCAATGTTGAACAGGAGCGTATTCAAACAGAGAAAAACTTCGATGAGCTAAACAGTAAAAAGGTTTTCTTGGAGGCTAATAAGGAAGAGTTTAACAATATTAAAATCAAATTGGATAATGGCTTAAATGAGATCGATAGGCTTAAATCCGAGAAAAACGACCTTCAGAATAAGTTAGATGAAATTACCAAAGCCGAATCTGAGATTCAAAAATTGGAAAAATATGTAAATAAGTTACCTGTATATCTTGAATTTCAGGAAGCTTCTAAAAGACTCATTGATTTAAAACATACAAGGGACGGTCTTGAAGAGGATAAAAATATTGTATCTAAGCAAAAAGAAATCTTAGAAGAGAATAAAACATCACATGAAGATTATTCACGTCTTGAAAAAATCATTGAAGATTTAAGGAATGATAAATCTAAAGTTGATGGAGACGTTAAGGTTCTAGACAAATACTTGGAGGATAAATCAACTTTAGAAAAAGAATTCAACAAGGACAATAATGATTTGGAAGACTTTAAAATAGTTATTTCTGAAAAATTAGCCCAGGATGGTATTGATGATGTAAAAGATAAAGAACTAGGTGAAATTCATAAATTAATATCCGATGAGATTCAAAGTTCAGAATATAGAATCACTAAGATAGATGATGAGAAATCTAGTAAAAAATCAGAGATAGCGATCTGTGAGGATAAAATCAAGACATCAGAAAAGCCATTGGAGGAGTTAGATTCTGTAGGTAGTAAATGTCCGATATGTCAGTCTGATATTAGCAACCAGAAAAAATTGGACTTAAAGAAATCATATAAAAATTCTATAATCAATAGTAGAAAACGAATTACCCAGAATAATAAGGATCTAGTTGGTTTGGATAAGGAAAAATCCGAAGTTAAAGCTAGAATAAGCAGACTAAATTCAATAAAGGATGACATTTCCGAGAATATTTACCTGGTAAATAAGATTGAAAACAATAAAAGTAAACTAGATAATCTTGATAAGGAAATCATGGCTAAAGAATCAAGTCGTGATATGGTTGATAAATTAAGTAAAGCTATAGAGGCAGAGTCTGAGAAAAGAGACTTTTCTAAAGAAGGCTACTTTAAGTATATGAAAGCTAAAGGACTTTTAGACGAAAGACCTTCAATCAATGAAATTGACCATAAGATTGCTAATATAAACGATGACTGGGACTTCCAGGTTAGGAAGATTAAATTGGCTATTAATAAGGATAGTCATTTAACAACTGAGATTACCGAGGAGGAATTGTCCTATAGAATTGACAATTTAAAAGAGAAGGAAACAAGATACAATCAACTCAAGGGTTATGTTAAAGTCAAGGGTTCCATTGAATCACAGCTATTGACTAAAAAAGAGTCTTTAAGTTCAACACAGAACCTTGTGGATAATTATCGTAAGAATATTCAACTAATAAAATATGATGAGGAAGCGTATAATACACTTGTTTCTAACTTGGCAACTGTTGAGACAAAATTGAAAAGGTTACAATCAGAGGTTTCCAAAATAGAAGGACAGGCTATAGCTCTTGGTGGACAGATTGATTCATTAATCAAGGAACAAAAGGAATATACCAGGTTACAGAAGGAATATGAAGATATTCGTACTTTTGTTAGTTTCTTGGATGAGATCAGATTCTTGTTCTCAAAGGACGGAATGCAGGAAGATTTAAGAAAACTTTCAAGACCTACCATTCAAAAATACACAAAGGAATTCTTTGAAGAATTCAATTTTGATTATTCTGATTTAATATTGGATGATGAGTTTAATGTTAGTCTATATGGACCTGAGGGAGAATCTACCTTGGATATGGTAAGTGGTGGTGAAAAAATAGCTATTGCACTTGCATTAAGATTAGGTATTACAAAAGCTATGAGTAGTGGAGCCATGGAAACAATACTCTTGGATGAACCTACAATCCATCTTGATAGTTTCCGTAGACATGAATTGATAGATCTTTTAAGAAAAATGTCTTCACTTCCACAGATGATTATTGTAACTCATGATGAGGAACTAGAGAATGCCGCTGATTCCCTTATAAAAATAGGTAAAAAAGATGGTATTTCCCAGGTAATAGGTGTTGAATAG